One window from the genome of Acinetobacter sp. LoGeW2-3 encodes:
- a CDS encoding bifunctional cytidylyltransferase/SDR family oxidoreductase produces MKNIAVILSGGSGSRFGGALPKQFTKLAGKAIIEYTIDVFQNSDDIDEIFIVSQTQHINRTWDLIKKNKWSKISKVVTGGDERFDSTYSALTALKEYDDSCNVLFHDAVRPLVNQEIISNCVEALKDFDAVDVVIPSADTLVEIYDDGCIANIPQRSHMRRGQTPQAFKLGSIQLAYKKALEKNRKIFTCDCGVIRAMLPRTRVATVEGSERNLKVTHPVDLFIAEKFLQSAHGIPFREGDSFDYLKDKKIVIFGGTSGIGLEMKNIATLHGAQVEVASRSYNQVDICNLQSVKNYLADIKAKLGRIDYIVNTAGLLIKKPIDTLTIEEITALIGVNYTGAVNVAIASKPYLLETSGMLMNFTSSSYTRGRAFYALYSSTNAAIVNFTQAIAEEWSDEGIRVTCINPERTATPMRTANFGIEPAELLLSAKEVAMTSLKVLGTKNTGIIVDVRKDGR; encoded by the coding sequence ATGAAAAACATAGCAGTAATTTTGTCGGGTGGTTCAGGCTCACGATTTGGTGGTGCTTTACCGAAACAGTTTACTAAACTTGCTGGTAAGGCAATTATCGAATATACCATTGATGTTTTTCAAAACTCAGATGATATTGATGAAATTTTTATTGTTTCTCAAACCCAGCATATTAACCGTACGTGGGATTTGATTAAAAAGAACAAATGGTCAAAAATTTCAAAAGTTGTTACAGGTGGCGATGAGCGCTTTGATTCAACTTATTCAGCTTTAACGGCTTTAAAAGAATATGATGACTCATGTAATGTGCTCTTTCATGATGCAGTTCGACCTTTAGTCAATCAAGAAATTATTAGTAATTGTGTCGAAGCTTTAAAGGATTTTGATGCAGTAGATGTTGTTATTCCTTCAGCGGATACTTTGGTTGAAATTTACGATGATGGATGTATTGCCAATATTCCTCAGCGCTCACATATGCGTCGAGGCCAAACTCCGCAAGCATTCAAACTGGGCTCAATCCAATTGGCTTATAAAAAAGCATTGGAAAAAAATCGTAAAATCTTCACATGTGACTGTGGTGTGATTCGGGCAATGTTGCCACGTACTCGTGTAGCAACTGTAGAAGGAAGTGAGCGCAATTTAAAAGTTACCCATCCCGTTGACTTATTTATTGCTGAAAAGTTTCTCCAATCTGCTCATGGAATCCCTTTCCGTGAAGGTGACAGTTTTGATTATCTAAAAGATAAGAAGATTGTAATTTTTGGCGGTACTAGCGGTATTGGTTTGGAAATGAAAAACATTGCAACACTGCATGGTGCCCAGGTCGAAGTTGCAAGTCGTTCTTATAATCAGGTGGATATCTGTAATTTGCAAAGTGTAAAAAACTATCTTGCAGATATTAAAGCGAAGCTAGGTCGTATTGATTATATCGTGAATACTGCTGGCTTGTTAATTAAAAAGCCAATTGATACTCTGACTATTGAAGAAATTACCGCATTGATTGGGGTGAACTATACTGGTGCGGTAAATGTAGCAATTGCATCTAAACCATATTTACTAGAGACCTCAGGTATGCTTATGAACTTTACTTCTAGTTCATATACCCGTGGTCGTGCATTTTATGCGCTCTACTCTTCAACGAATGCGGCAATCGTGAACTTTACTCAAGCAATTGCAGAGGAATGGAGTGATGAAGGAATTCGCGTGACTTGTATTAATCCTGAGCGTACAGCAACACCAATGCGTACAGCGAACTTTGGTATAGAGCCAGCGGAATTGTTGCTCTCGGCTAAGGAAGTTGCAATGACTAGTCTTAAAGTGTTAGGAACTAAAAATACAGGTATAATTGTTGACGTTCGTAAAGACGGTCGTTAA
- a CDS encoding capsular polysaccharide biosynthesis protein, whose translation MILNQYLEKHNLSNWKKSLNIYHEFHAGWGRKKSFFKAQALAEQKDLKALCLEDGFVRSLGLGKHGYPPLSLVVDETGIYFDALQPSDLENLILKDESLKDNLRAQHAIDQILKFGITKYNQKFQTVDLDKFDQKIKNILVIDQTFGDQSIKYAGATPDTFKSMLRQACIDHPDAIIWVKTHPDVLAGKAQAHFTQEDFNHPNIRLLTEHYNPVELLQQMDEVYVVSSQLGFEALLCGKKVHCFGVPWYAGWGLTNDIHAPLDILNGRRNRQKSLQHLFACAYFHYARYVNPVTGQRCELEDILELLIPNIEVQKRLENRYIAYGFSPWKKRFIPDFLGFLKLDLKFQRYLKPKKSEHVLAWGKKARQLKDKQYNHITTVEDGFIRSVGLGAKLIRPCSLVFDDIGIYYDATQPSRLEQLLNQFELNVQQAQRATRLQQMLIDLNISKYNVGEFKRLTRPEHPRVLLVVGQVEDDMSIQLGGVGIKTNLALLKEVRTRNPNGYIIYKPHPDVQTGLRVGGIPAAEILRYADQVELDASILECFEIVDELHTITSLSGFEALIRGLKVYCYGLPFYAGWGLTHDLYQSERRNKKISLEKLIYITLVEYPIYNLEATKKMRIPVVRPEDVITSIKQQLDQAVKANRHKKSILSPLYNLLKKLG comes from the coding sequence ATGATTCTAAATCAATATTTAGAAAAGCATAATTTAAGTAATTGGAAAAAATCCTTAAATATCTATCATGAATTTCATGCTGGCTGGGGCCGTAAAAAAAGTTTCTTTAAAGCCCAAGCCTTAGCCGAGCAAAAAGATCTGAAAGCGCTATGCTTGGAGGACGGTTTTGTCCGCTCTCTAGGTCTTGGTAAACATGGATATCCACCTCTGTCGCTTGTTGTTGATGAAACCGGTATTTATTTCGATGCACTACAGCCTTCAGATCTGGAAAACCTCATTTTAAAAGATGAGAGTCTTAAAGATAATCTTCGTGCTCAGCATGCCATCGACCAAATTTTAAAATTCGGAATTACTAAATATAATCAAAAATTTCAAACAGTAGATTTAGACAAGTTTGATCAAAAAATCAAAAATATTTTAGTTATTGATCAAACCTTTGGTGATCAATCAATCAAATATGCAGGGGCTACTCCTGACACATTTAAAAGCATGTTAAGACAAGCCTGCATTGATCATCCAGATGCGATTATATGGGTAAAAACCCATCCAGATGTATTAGCAGGTAAAGCTCAAGCCCATTTTACGCAAGAGGATTTCAACCATCCCAATATTCGGTTGCTCACTGAGCACTATAATCCTGTCGAGCTGCTGCAGCAGATGGACGAAGTGTATGTGGTGAGTTCTCAGCTTGGTTTTGAAGCGCTGTTATGCGGAAAAAAAGTACATTGTTTCGGCGTGCCGTGGTATGCAGGGTGGGGGTTGACCAATGATATTCATGCACCTTTGGATATTCTGAATGGCCGCAGAAACCGGCAAAAAAGCTTGCAACACTTATTTGCCTGCGCCTATTTTCACTATGCCCGCTATGTAAATCCGGTCACCGGACAACGTTGTGAACTGGAAGATATTCTCGAGCTGCTTATTCCCAATATTGAAGTACAAAAAAGATTAGAGAATCGTTATATCGCTTATGGGTTTTCCCCTTGGAAAAAGCGCTTTATTCCCGATTTTTTAGGCTTTCTAAAACTGGATTTAAAATTCCAGCGTTATCTTAAACCGAAAAAGTCTGAGCATGTGCTGGCCTGGGGCAAGAAGGCTCGACAGCTTAAAGATAAACAATACAATCACATTACTACAGTGGAAGATGGTTTTATCCGCTCTGTAGGACTGGGAGCAAAGCTGATTCGGCCGTGTTCCCTGGTCTTTGATGACATTGGTATTTATTATGATGCCACACAACCTTCGCGTCTTGAACAACTCTTAAACCAGTTCGAACTCAATGTCCAACAAGCGCAACGGGCCACACGCTTGCAACAGATGCTGATAGACCTGAATATTTCCAAATATAATGTGGGCGAATTTAAGCGCTTAACCAGACCTGAGCATCCACGGGTTTTATTGGTTGTGGGGCAGGTCGAAGATGATATGTCTATTCAGCTTGGTGGCGTGGGAATAAAAACCAATCTCGCACTGTTAAAAGAAGTGCGAACCAGAAATCCCAATGGCTATATTATCTATAAGCCACATCCTGATGTGCAAACTGGTTTGAGGGTCGGTGGTATTCCTGCTGCCGAGATATTGCGTTATGCAGATCAGGTGGAGTTAGATGCTTCAATCCTTGAATGTTTTGAAATTGTAGATGAGCTGCATACCATTACATCGCTCAGTGGTTTTGAAGCACTCATTAGGGGCTTGAAGGTATACTGCTATGGCTTACCTTTCTATGCGGGGTGGGGGTTGACCCATGACTTGTATCAATCAGAGCGGCGTAACAAAAAAATTAGCCTTGAAAAACTAATTTATATTACGCTGGTGGAATATCCGATTTATAATTTAGAAGCGACAAAAAAAATGCGGATACCTGTAGTGCGTCCCGAAGATGTCATTACATCTATCAAGCAGCAATTAGACCAAGCGGTAAAGGCAAACAGACATAAAAAGAGTATACTGTCGCCTTTATATAATTTACTAAAAAAACTGGGTTAA
- a CDS encoding glycosyltransferase family 2 protein, with amino-acid sequence MEISYKEVFFSFFNNFYPQFVLKKWVYQENTYVVDIYFEGYKIGFDLYLKENLIHVDYVVRNFNKSDKSFSKRKDNLYIGDNLTILFSKIKIFLENLKKMNDDQYNYVISVIIPVYNRKNLLGDCISSLNSQKLDPNKFEVIFVDDFSSDNSVDVIKENLSNKLNYKILKRPINSGSASAPRNDGILAAKGKYIYFVDSDDYIYDYTLCDLLDMAENNSSDVVYAKYDGDKGRSWGKRPFAKGNINSALISDHHLVRSLMCSKLIRTSLLKNNFIFFPLDIKIGEDRVFMMNVLASSAKISILGEKPYYYITNHDSDKLTNNVSNLIHDYEVVSRVFKVINDSSLDKKNKISLFSCWMNVVLEAYIIGKLKSKSHDVAKKQIYFNKIRFQFKIYSFLFDENFVYKEFRDWCELFLKSDFNSLYNIACKK; translated from the coding sequence ATGGAAATTTCTTACAAAGAGGTTTTTTTTAGTTTTTTTAATAATTTTTATCCTCAATTTGTATTGAAAAAATGGGTATATCAGGAAAATACGTATGTTGTTGATATCTATTTTGAAGGTTATAAAATTGGATTTGATTTATATTTAAAAGAAAATTTAATCCATGTGGACTATGTAGTTAGGAATTTTAATAAAAGTGACAAGTCTTTTTCTAAAAGAAAAGATAATTTATATATTGGGGATAATTTAACTATTTTATTCTCAAAAATAAAGATTTTTCTAGAAAATTTAAAGAAAATGAATGATGATCAGTATAATTATGTGATTTCAGTTATTATTCCTGTTTATAATAGGAAAAATCTCCTTGGAGATTGTATTTCTAGTTTAAATTCTCAAAAATTAGATCCTAATAAATTTGAGGTGATATTTGTTGATGATTTTTCCTCAGATAATAGTGTAGATGTAATAAAAGAAAATTTATCTAATAAATTAAATTATAAAATTCTAAAGAGGCCTATAAACTCTGGGAGTGCAAGTGCTCCAAGAAATGATGGAATTTTGGCTGCGAAAGGAAAATATATATATTTTGTTGATTCTGATGATTATATTTATGATTATACTCTGTGTGATTTACTAGATATGGCAGAAAATAATTCATCAGATGTTGTATATGCAAAATATGACGGTGATAAGGGGCGTTCATGGGGGAAGAGACCTTTTGCTAAAGGTAATATCAATTCTGCATTAATATCTGATCATCATCTTGTACGTTCTTTAATGTGTTCTAAGCTAATACGTACATCTTTATTAAAAAATAATTTTATATTTTTTCCTCTTGATATAAAAATAGGTGAAGATCGTGTTTTTATGATGAATGTACTAGCCTCCTCAGCTAAAATTAGTATCTTGGGAGAAAAGCCTTATTATTACATTACAAATCATGATTCGGATAAGTTAACTAATAATGTTTCAAACTTGATTCATGATTATGAAGTTGTATCTAGAGTTTTTAAAGTTATTAATGACTCTTCATTAGACAAGAAAAATAAAATTTCATTATTCTCTTGTTGGATGAATGTTGTATTGGAAGCTTATATAATAGGTAAACTAAAAAGTAAAAGTCATGATGTCGCTAAAAAACAAATATATTTTAATAAAATCAGATTTCAATTTAAAATATATAGTTTTTTATTTGATGAAAATTTCGTCTATAAGGAGTTTAGGGATTGGTGTGAGCTATTTTTGAAATCTGATTTCAATAGTTTATATAATATTGCTTGTAAGAAATAA
- a CDS encoding capsular biosynthesis protein, translated as MGGFFSNFANWLKSNGVQCFKVNFNGGDQFDARHFEYSFDYTGTYADFAQWIEHLVLTHEIDAVVCFGDCRKYHQTAKKIAAKNKVKFFAFEEGYIRPNYITFEQDGVNFFSKFLTHFQSTTAKAPRVNEQVETIHSSTSLRIFSVIAYYFFMLIFFWKYRDYKHHRQMSVWTELYYWIWAGIRRLKNSCFESRKFDHFIRHHQKRYFVFALQVHNDFQIRTHSELKCMKKYIQMVIEDFAQHADPYHHLVLKHHPMDRGYRNYASLIRKLAHKHGVEGRIHYFCDIHLPTLLKHALGFVAVNSTTGIQALYHQIPVKVLGSALYNLPKLTNQRPLSRFWRNPGKVDHVYFKKFRERLIDYSQLNGSFYGESPWFSDYEMQPLVQPDTIEDQVKI; from the coding sequence ATGGGCGGTTTTTTTTCTAATTTTGCCAACTGGCTAAAGTCCAATGGCGTTCAATGCTTTAAGGTGAATTTCAATGGTGGCGATCAGTTTGATGCGCGTCACTTTGAATATAGCTTTGATTATACGGGCACTTATGCGGATTTTGCCCAATGGATTGAGCACCTCGTATTAACTCATGAGATTGATGCTGTCGTCTGTTTTGGCGACTGCCGTAAGTATCATCAGACCGCGAAAAAAATAGCAGCAAAAAATAAAGTGAAGTTTTTTGCCTTTGAAGAAGGCTATATTCGTCCGAACTACATTACCTTTGAGCAAGATGGCGTTAACTTCTTTTCAAAATTTTTAACTCATTTCCAATCGACGACTGCAAAAGCCCCCCGGGTAAATGAGCAGGTTGAAACCATTCATAGCAGTACCAGTCTCAGAATATTCAGCGTTATTGCCTATTACTTTTTTATGCTGATCTTTTTCTGGAAATATCGGGATTATAAACACCATCGGCAAATGAGTGTCTGGACAGAACTGTATTATTGGATCTGGGCGGGAATTCGTCGCTTAAAGAATTCCTGCTTTGAAAGCCGTAAATTTGATCATTTTATTCGTCACCATCAAAAACGCTATTTTGTGTTTGCCTTACAGGTACATAATGATTTTCAGATTAGAACTCATTCTGAATTAAAGTGCATGAAAAAATATATCCAGATGGTGATCGAGGATTTTGCCCAGCATGCGGACCCTTATCATCACCTGGTTTTAAAGCACCATCCGATGGATCGCGGTTATCGTAATTATGCTAGTTTGATACGCAAGCTAGCGCACAAGCACGGTGTAGAAGGGCGAATTCACTATTTTTGTGATATTCATTTACCTACATTATTAAAACATGCCTTGGGTTTTGTTGCTGTAAACAGTACTACTGGCATTCAGGCCTTATATCATCAAATTCCAGTAAAAGTATTGGGTTCCGCTTTATACAATTTACCTAAACTGACGAACCAGCGTCCGCTGTCGAGATTTTGGCGTAATCCTGGTAAGGTAGATCATGTTTATTTTAAAAAATTCCGGGAAAGGTTGATTGATTACTCACAACTCAATGGTTCTTTTTATGGAGAATCACCTTGGTTTAGTGATTATGAAATGCAACCATTGGTGCAACCCGACACTATTGAAGATCAGGTAAAAATCTAG
- a CDS encoding capsule biosynthesis protein, whose amino-acid sequence MQTKLKTKIGVAYGCLVLIPLLLIISYLYIFAKDRYSSSSTLLVKQVENSQVASASGIGALLGMPNTSREDSQILKEFITSRDLIERLDKRLNLRQEFSSVHDPVFALSKDASVEELVEYFNKMIQVELDEQTMMLHVNAQGFSPEFSLKLNNEILKQSDSFINEISKAIAQEQQTFAEQQYQKATKQLDDARQAVLAYQNENEIFDPELQAQAVATLIAGLQSTLAQLKTEERTLLSYLTPEAPQVIALRSQIESVQKQIDSESAKLTSPNNPKLNKNVADFEALKAQVEFATDLYKISLVSLEKARLEASRKLKKLVVISAPRLAEDALYPRKVYISITSFILLNIIFGIGLLIHSIIREHRE is encoded by the coding sequence ATGCAAACTAAATTAAAGACAAAAATAGGAGTTGCATACGGATGTCTAGTCCTTATTCCTTTACTGTTAATCATTAGCTATTTATATATTTTTGCGAAAGATCGTTATAGCTCCTCTTCAACATTGCTTGTAAAACAAGTGGAAAATTCACAAGTTGCAAGTGCTTCCGGTATCGGAGCATTACTAGGGATGCCAAATACAAGTCGAGAAGACTCTCAGATACTAAAGGAATTTATTACTTCTCGTGACTTGATAGAGCGTTTAGATAAAAGACTTAACTTGCGTCAAGAGTTTTCATCAGTGCATGATCCTGTTTTTGCTTTATCTAAAGATGCTTCAGTTGAAGAGCTAGTAGAATATTTTAATAAGATGATTCAAGTTGAACTTGATGAGCAAACCATGATGTTACATGTTAATGCTCAAGGGTTTTCCCCCGAATTTTCTTTGAAACTTAATAATGAAATTTTAAAGCAAAGTGATAGCTTTATTAATGAGATTTCAAAGGCAATTGCTCAAGAGCAGCAAACCTTTGCAGAACAGCAGTATCAAAAAGCGACTAAACAACTTGATGATGCACGTCAAGCAGTATTAGCTTATCAAAATGAAAATGAAATTTTTGATCCTGAATTGCAAGCCCAAGCAGTAGCAACTTTGATTGCAGGCTTACAAAGCACTTTGGCACAATTAAAAACAGAAGAGCGTACCTTATTAAGTTATTTAACTCCTGAAGCACCCCAAGTTATTGCTTTGCGTAGTCAAATTGAATCAGTTCAAAAGCAAATTGATAGTGAAAGTGCTAAATTAACTTCACCAAATAATCCTAAACTGAATAAAAACGTAGCTGATTTTGAAGCATTAAAAGCTCAGGTAGAGTTTGCTACAGATTTATATAAGATTTCTTTAGTATCGTTAGAAAAAGCACGCCTAGAAGCTTCCCGAAAACTTAAAAAACTGGTTGTGATTTCAGCGCCACGTCTGGCTGAAGACGCGCTTTATCCGCGTAAAGTGTATATCAGTATTACTTCGTTCATTTTGCTGAATATCATTTTTGGTATTGGCCTTCTCATTCACTCCATTATCCGTGAGCACAGAGAATAA
- a CDS encoding ABC transporter ATP-binding protein — translation MIELKNLTKSYATPTGRHYVFKNLNAILPENKSVALLGKNGAGKSTLLRVIGGIDYPDTGQVITNKSISWPVALSGGFQGSLTARQNVRFVARLYVSNEEEVDHVVRFVEEFAEIGKYFDMPMKSYSSGMRSRIGFGLSMAFNFDYYLLDEAGAVGDRSFRKKSQVLLDNLKQNSNIIMVSHNVKDLVRNCDVAFLVRDGQAEYFDNVQDAVEVYKAYAN, via the coding sequence ATGATTGAACTAAAAAATTTAACTAAATCATATGCCACACCCACTGGTCGACATTATGTTTTTAAAAATCTTAATGCAATTTTACCAGAGAATAAAAGTGTGGCTCTATTAGGTAAAAATGGAGCGGGTAAAAGTACTTTACTCCGTGTAATTGGGGGGATTGATTACCCAGACACAGGGCAAGTAATTACGAATAAGTCAATTTCATGGCCTGTAGCATTGTCTGGAGGTTTCCAAGGAAGTCTGACTGCACGCCAAAATGTTCGTTTTGTAGCTCGCCTCTATGTCAGTAACGAAGAAGAAGTAGACCATGTAGTAAGGTTTGTGGAGGAGTTTGCAGAAATTGGTAAATATTTTGATATGCCTATGAAAAGTTACTCCAGTGGCATGCGTAGTCGAATCGGTTTTGGACTCAGTATGGCTTTTAATTTTGACTATTATTTATTAGATGAAGCAGGAGCAGTTGGTGATCGATCATTTCGTAAGAAGAGTCAAGTTTTGCTCGATAATCTAAAACAAAATTCAAATATTATTATGGTTTCTCATAACGTCAAAGATTTAGTCCGTAATTGTGATGTTGCTTTTTTAGTTAGAGATGGGCAAGCTGAATATTTTGATAATGTACAGGACGCGGTAGAGGTTTATAAGGCATATGCAAACTAA
- a CDS encoding CDP-glycerol glycerophosphotransferase family protein, giving the protein MSKISKLIKKPDLFIKDFIVKRGFDANLIGKKLNISFLQDKETTSTENLITSNITLFTQTVHLLHTGEGLTHGPSHLDQWISHFIKSGEKFAILIRNKALFNWAVEKYPTVDIVYAKSANNVENVINKLPFLKAIYYFSNTGNLIHTLRYNRYQHIFLGHGDSDKAASAHKFFRVYDEIWVAGQAHVDRFKNAKFNTDHIKFVKIGRPNLKDVLLKLNKEKINTTKRVVYLPTWEGVYEENNYSSAHIAPVMLNEVFKKYDCSLDIKLHPVMGSRDSTLLGLEKTLIDTFSKNQDKVEIHSKDVPVEEIIKDADIYICDISAVVSECISTLSPIFLFVPNDREIITSASNMQYSDYTYTFSNIEELLSLYEKVIIEGEDPLADMRYKALDYLLTVDATKNDEFFKQLRNISKTISLLNNSRENVIQ; this is encoded by the coding sequence ATGTCTAAGATTAGTAAATTAATTAAGAAGCCTGATCTTTTTATTAAAGATTTTATCGTAAAAAGAGGCTTTGATGCTAATTTAATAGGAAAGAAGTTAAATATATCTTTTTTACAAGATAAAGAAACTACATCTACTGAAAACCTAATTACCTCAAATATTACTTTATTTACTCAAACTGTTCATTTACTTCATACTGGTGAAGGTCTAACTCACGGTCCTTCTCATCTAGATCAATGGATAAGTCATTTTATTAAATCTGGTGAAAAATTTGCCATATTGATTCGTAATAAAGCTCTTTTTAATTGGGCAGTAGAGAAATACCCTACTGTTGACATAGTATATGCAAAAAGTGCTAATAATGTTGAGAATGTTATTAACAAGTTACCATTTTTAAAAGCTATATATTATTTTTCTAATACTGGAAATTTGATTCATACCTTAAGATACAATCGTTATCAACATATTTTTTTAGGTCATGGCGATAGTGATAAGGCGGCTAGTGCTCATAAATTCTTCAGAGTATATGATGAGATTTGGGTAGCAGGTCAAGCACATGTTGATAGATTTAAAAATGCAAAATTTAATACAGACCATATTAAATTTGTAAAAATAGGACGCCCTAATTTAAAAGATGTCCTTCTTAAGCTAAATAAAGAAAAGATTAATACTACTAAGCGTGTTGTCTATCTACCCACGTGGGAAGGTGTCTATGAAGAAAATAATTATTCATCTGCCCACATAGCACCGGTTATGTTAAATGAAGTATTTAAAAAATATGATTGTTCATTAGATATAAAGCTCCATCCTGTCATGGGATCTAGAGATTCAACATTATTGGGCTTAGAAAAGACCTTAATTGACACTTTCTCTAAAAATCAGGACAAAGTAGAAATTCATTCAAAAGATGTTCCAGTCGAGGAAATTATTAAAGATGCAGATATTTATATCTGTGATATCTCTGCTGTCGTTAGTGAATGTATTTCTACTTTATCTCCTATATTCTTATTTGTCCCTAATGATCGTGAGATCATTACTTCAGCTAGCAATATGCAATATAGTGACTATACGTATACTTTTTCCAATATCGAAGAGTTGTTGTCTCTTTATGAAAAAGTAATTATAGAAGGGGAAGACCCTTTAGCAGACATGCGGTATAAAGCTTTAGATTATTTACTAACTGTTGATGCGACTAAAAATGATGAATTTTTTAAACAACTGAGAAATATATCTAAAACAATTTCATTGTTAAACAACAGTCGTGAAAATGTAATTCAATAA
- a CDS encoding polysaccharide biosynthesis/export family protein, with protein MDSSLLPAEVASAFGGQQSPMNTDSNTILNNQSVVELSPSSSMKYQTSNKMFGSQLFKGAFASTAGSTFNSSYQINPGDQINLRLWGAYQFIGTQTVDPQGNIFIPNVGPVKVAGVTNGNLQSVIEAHVRRIYVANVSVYAALEQAQPVKVLVTGFVNQPGNYGGVANDSVIAYLDRAGGVDPERGSYIDIKVMRNGQLIQHVDLYQFLLNGQIKPISFRDGDVIVVGQRTHTFNVSGEVYNQNDFEFNSPSISLAQALSFAKLKPGATNVSIQRRQGTEYRSEYYPLNQANNVMIQDGDVVTVTADRYAGTIQVRIDGAHNGAHAVVLSYGAKLSDILTQLQPNALAEIESLQLFRPSVAKRQKEMLNVALDKLEETTFNARSSTQEEAALRLRDAELVKQFIAKARQVEPKGQVVLNPDTFQNVILEQGDILYIPEKTSVVMVHGEVAFPNGVEYKSGLSANDYIKQVGGFSQKSNKSKVIIIRQNGKAELVRKGEKIQQGDEILVLPKAQTKGIELTRGITQVLYQIAVAAKVALDL; from the coding sequence ATGGACTCCAGTCTATTGCCTGCGGAAGTAGCCAGTGCATTTGGTGGCCAGCAGTCACCCATGAATACTGACAGTAACACGATTTTAAATAATCAGTCAGTTGTCGAACTGTCTCCAAGTTCATCCATGAAATATCAAACATCAAATAAAATGTTTGGTTCGCAGCTATTCAAAGGGGCTTTTGCATCAACCGCAGGTTCAACCTTTAACAGCAGTTATCAGATCAATCCAGGGGACCAGATCAACTTGCGTCTTTGGGGAGCTTATCAATTTATAGGAACCCAGACAGTTGATCCACAAGGGAATATTTTCATTCCCAATGTGGGGCCGGTCAAAGTTGCCGGTGTAACCAATGGCAACTTACAGTCTGTGATTGAAGCGCATGTGCGTCGCATCTATGTGGCGAATGTAAGCGTATATGCTGCCTTGGAACAGGCCCAGCCAGTCAAGGTGCTTGTAACCGGTTTTGTGAATCAGCCCGGTAATTATGGCGGTGTGGCAAATGACAGTGTCATTGCTTATCTGGATAGAGCAGGTGGGGTTGATCCAGAACGCGGTAGTTACATCGATATTAAGGTGATGCGTAATGGTCAGTTGATTCAGCATGTGGACCTGTATCAGTTTTTACTCAATGGACAGATTAAGCCTATTTCATTCCGTGATGGGGATGTAATTGTGGTCGGGCAACGTACCCATACCTTTAATGTATCTGGTGAAGTTTATAATCAGAATGATTTTGAATTTAACTCGCCGAGTATTTCTTTAGCTCAGGCCTTATCCTTTGCCAAACTCAAACCTGGCGCGACCAATGTCAGTATTCAACGTCGCCAAGGCACAGAATACCGTAGTGAATATTATCCATTGAATCAGGCCAATAACGTCATGATCCAGGATGGGGATGTAGTGACTGTTACTGCGGATCGCTATGCAGGCACCATTCAGGTCAGAATCGATGGAGCACACAATGGGGCACATGCCGTAGTCCTGTCTTATGGGGCTAAACTCAGTGACATACTGACGCAGCTGCAACCGAACGCTTTGGCAGAAATAGAATCTTTACAACTCTTCCGTCCTTCTGTCGCCAAGCGCCAAAAAGAGATGTTAAATGTTGCTCTAGATAAGTTGGAAGAAACGACATTTAATGCTCGTTCAAGCACACAGGAAGAAGCAGCTTTACGTTTGCGTGATGCTGAACTGGTAAAACAATTCATTGCTAAAGCACGTCAAGTTGAACCTAAAGGACAGGTGGTGCTGAATCCAGATACTTTCCAAAATGTAATTTTGGAACAGGGAGATATTTTATATATTCCTGAAAAAACGTCTGTGGTCATGGTACATGGCGAAGTTGCTTTTCCAAATGGGGTTGAATATAAGAGTGGCTTAAGTGCCAATGATTATATTAAGCAGGTTGGAGGGTTTAGCCAAAAATCGAATAAGTCTAAAGTGATTATAATTCGACAAAATGGTAAGGCTGAACTTGTACGTAAAGGCGAAAAAATTCAACAAGGGGATGAAATCCTTGTATTACCTAAAGCTCAGACTAAGGGTATTGAGTTAACACGTGGTATTACTCAAGTCCTTTATCAGATTGCGGTGGCTGCTAAAGTAGCATTAGATTTGTAA